A genomic region of Castor canadensis chromosome 16, mCasCan1.hap1v2, whole genome shotgun sequence contains the following coding sequences:
- the Tcf7 gene encoding transcription factor 7 isoform X3, with translation MPQLDSGEGGAGGGDDLGAPDELLAFQDEGEEQDDKNRDSAAGPERDLAELKSSLVNESEGAAAGAGGPGAHGQAEVGAETLGRDHTAQRLFPDKLPESLEDGLKAPECASGMYKETVYSAFNLLMHYPPPSGAGQHPQPQPPLHKASQPPHGVPQLSPLYEHFSSPHPTPAPADISQKQGIHRPLQSPELSGFYSLTSGNMGQLPHTVSWFTHPSLMLGSGVPGHPAAIPHPAIVPPSGKQELQPYDRSLKTQAESKAEKETKKPTIKKPLNAFMLYMKEMRAKVIAECTLKESAAINQILGRRWHALSREEQAKYYELARKERQLHMQLYPGWSARDNYGKKKRRSREKHQESSTGGKRNAFGTYPEKAAAPAPFLPMTVL, from the exons ATGCCGCAGTTGGACTCCGGCGAGGGCGGCGCGGGTGGGGGTGACGACCTCGGCGCGCCTGACGAGCTGCTGGCCTTCCAGGACGAGGGCGAGGAGCAGGACGACAAGAACCGCGACAGCGCCGCGGGCCCCGAGCGCGACCTGGCCGAGCTCAAGTCGTCGCTGGTGAACGAGTCCGAGGGCGCGGCCGCAGGCGCGGGGGGCCCTGGGGCCCACGGCCAGGCCGAGGTCGGGGCCGAG ACTCTCGGGCGGGATCACACTGCGCAGAGACTTTTCCCAGACAAACTTCCAGAGTCCTTGGAGGACG GCCTGAAGGCCCCAGAGTGCGCCAGCGGCATGTACAAAGAGACAGTCTACTCCGCCTTCAATCTGCTCATGCATTACCCGCCCCCCTCCGGAGCAGGACAGCACCCCCAGCCACAGCCCCCGCTG CACAAGGCCAGCCAGCCCCCACATGGCGTCCCCCAACTCTCTCCTCTCTACGAACATTTCAGCAGTCCACACCCCACACCTGCACCTGCGGACATCAGCCAGAAGCAAG GCATTCACAGGCCTCTGCAGTCCCCTGAACTCTCTGGATTCTACTCTCTGACCTCAGGCAACATGGGACAGCTCCCCCACACTGTGAGCTG GTTCACCCACCCGTCCTTGATGCTGGGCTCTGGTGTACCTGGTCACCCAGCAGCCATCCCCCACCCAGCTATTGTGCCCCCTTCAGGGAAGCAGGAGCTGCAGCCCTATGACCGCAGCCT AAAAACGCAGGCAGAATCCAAGGCAGAGAAGGAGACCAAGAAGCCAACCATCAAGAAGCCCCTCAATGCCTTCATGCTGTACATGAAGGAGATGAGAGCCAAGGTCATTGCAGAGTGCACACTCAAGGAAAGTGCTGCCATCAACCAGATCCTGGGCCGGAGG TGGCATGCGCTGTCGCGTGAAGAGCAAGCCAAGTATTATGAGCTGGCCCGTAAGGAAAGGCAGCTGCACATGCAGCTGTACCCAGGCTGGTCGGCACGGGACAACTAT ggaaagaagaagaggcGGTCAAGGGAAAAGCATCAAGAGTCCTCCACAG gaggaaaaagaaatgcattCGGTACTTACCCGGAGAAGGCCGCTGCCCCAGCCCCGTTCCTTCCGATGACAGTGCTATAG
- the Tcf7 gene encoding transcription factor 7 isoform X1 codes for MPQLDSGEGGAGGGDDLGAPDELLAFQDEGEEQDDKNRDSAAGPERDLAELKSSLVNESEGAAAGAGGPGAHGQAEVGAETLGRDHTAQRLFPDKLPESLEDGLKAPECASGMYKETVYSAFNLLMHYPPPSGAGQHPQPQPPLHKASQPPHGVPQLSPLYEHFSSPHPTPAPADISQKQGIHRPLQSPELSGFYSLTSGNMGQLPHTVSWPSPPLYPLSPSCGYRQHFPAPTAAPGAPYPRFTHPSLMLGSGVPGHPAAIPHPAIVPPSGKQELQPYDRSLKTQAESKAEKETKKPTIKKPLNAFMLYMKEMRAKVIAECTLKESAAINQILGRRWHALSREEQAKYYELARKERQLHMQLYPGWSARDNYGKKKRRSREKHQESSTGGKRNAFGTYPEKAAAPAPFLPMTVL; via the exons ATGCCGCAGTTGGACTCCGGCGAGGGCGGCGCGGGTGGGGGTGACGACCTCGGCGCGCCTGACGAGCTGCTGGCCTTCCAGGACGAGGGCGAGGAGCAGGACGACAAGAACCGCGACAGCGCCGCGGGCCCCGAGCGCGACCTGGCCGAGCTCAAGTCGTCGCTGGTGAACGAGTCCGAGGGCGCGGCCGCAGGCGCGGGGGGCCCTGGGGCCCACGGCCAGGCCGAGGTCGGGGCCGAG ACTCTCGGGCGGGATCACACTGCGCAGAGACTTTTCCCAGACAAACTTCCAGAGTCCTTGGAGGACG GCCTGAAGGCCCCAGAGTGCGCCAGCGGCATGTACAAAGAGACAGTCTACTCCGCCTTCAATCTGCTCATGCATTACCCGCCCCCCTCCGGAGCAGGACAGCACCCCCAGCCACAGCCCCCGCTG CACAAGGCCAGCCAGCCCCCACATGGCGTCCCCCAACTCTCTCCTCTCTACGAACATTTCAGCAGTCCACACCCCACACCTGCACCTGCGGACATCAGCCAGAAGCAAG GCATTCACAGGCCTCTGCAGTCCCCTGAACTCTCTGGATTCTACTCTCTGACCTCAGGCAACATGGGACAGCTCCCCCACACTGTGAGCTG GCCCAGCCCTCCTCTCTACCCCTTGTCCCCTTCCTGCGGATATAGACAGCACTTCCCTGCCCCCACTGCAGCCCCTGGCGCCCCCTACCCCAG GTTCACCCACCCGTCCTTGATGCTGGGCTCTGGTGTACCTGGTCACCCAGCAGCCATCCCCCACCCAGCTATTGTGCCCCCTTCAGGGAAGCAGGAGCTGCAGCCCTATGACCGCAGCCT AAAAACGCAGGCAGAATCCAAGGCAGAGAAGGAGACCAAGAAGCCAACCATCAAGAAGCCCCTCAATGCCTTCATGCTGTACATGAAGGAGATGAGAGCCAAGGTCATTGCAGAGTGCACACTCAAGGAAAGTGCTGCCATCAACCAGATCCTGGGCCGGAGG TGGCATGCGCTGTCGCGTGAAGAGCAAGCCAAGTATTATGAGCTGGCCCGTAAGGAAAGGCAGCTGCACATGCAGCTGTACCCAGGCTGGTCGGCACGGGACAACTAT ggaaagaagaagaggcGGTCAAGGGAAAAGCATCAAGAGTCCTCCACAG gaggaaaaagaaatgcattCGGTACTTACCCGGAGAAGGCCGCTGCCCCAGCCCCGTTCCTTCCGATGACAGTGCTATAG
- the Tcf7 gene encoding transcription factor 7 isoform X4 — protein MPQLDSGEGGAGGGDDLGAPDELLAFQDEGEEQDDKNRDSAAGPERDLAELKSSLVNESEGAAAGAGGPGAHGQAEVGAETLGRDHTAQRLFPDKLPESLEDGLKAPECASGMYKETVYSAFNLLMHYPPPSGAGQHPQPQPPLHKASQPPHGVPQLSPLYEHFSSPHPTPAPADISQKQGIHRPLQSPELSGFYSLTSGNMGQLPHTVSWFTHPSLMLGSGVPGHPAAIPHPAIVPPSGKQELQPYDRSLKTQAESKAEKETKKPTIKKPLNAFMLYMKEMRAKVIAECTLKESAAINQILGRRWHALSREEQAKYYELARKERQLHMQLYPGWSARDNYGKKKRRSREKHQESSTDNSLHYS, from the exons ATGCCGCAGTTGGACTCCGGCGAGGGCGGCGCGGGTGGGGGTGACGACCTCGGCGCGCCTGACGAGCTGCTGGCCTTCCAGGACGAGGGCGAGGAGCAGGACGACAAGAACCGCGACAGCGCCGCGGGCCCCGAGCGCGACCTGGCCGAGCTCAAGTCGTCGCTGGTGAACGAGTCCGAGGGCGCGGCCGCAGGCGCGGGGGGCCCTGGGGCCCACGGCCAGGCCGAGGTCGGGGCCGAG ACTCTCGGGCGGGATCACACTGCGCAGAGACTTTTCCCAGACAAACTTCCAGAGTCCTTGGAGGACG GCCTGAAGGCCCCAGAGTGCGCCAGCGGCATGTACAAAGAGACAGTCTACTCCGCCTTCAATCTGCTCATGCATTACCCGCCCCCCTCCGGAGCAGGACAGCACCCCCAGCCACAGCCCCCGCTG CACAAGGCCAGCCAGCCCCCACATGGCGTCCCCCAACTCTCTCCTCTCTACGAACATTTCAGCAGTCCACACCCCACACCTGCACCTGCGGACATCAGCCAGAAGCAAG GCATTCACAGGCCTCTGCAGTCCCCTGAACTCTCTGGATTCTACTCTCTGACCTCAGGCAACATGGGACAGCTCCCCCACACTGTGAGCTG GTTCACCCACCCGTCCTTGATGCTGGGCTCTGGTGTACCTGGTCACCCAGCAGCCATCCCCCACCCAGCTATTGTGCCCCCTTCAGGGAAGCAGGAGCTGCAGCCCTATGACCGCAGCCT AAAAACGCAGGCAGAATCCAAGGCAGAGAAGGAGACCAAGAAGCCAACCATCAAGAAGCCCCTCAATGCCTTCATGCTGTACATGAAGGAGATGAGAGCCAAGGTCATTGCAGAGTGCACACTCAAGGAAAGTGCTGCCATCAACCAGATCCTGGGCCGGAGG TGGCATGCGCTGTCGCGTGAAGAGCAAGCCAAGTATTATGAGCTGGCCCGTAAGGAAAGGCAGCTGCACATGCAGCTGTACCCAGGCTGGTCGGCACGGGACAACTAT ggaaagaagaagaggcGGTCAAGGGAAAAGCATCAAGAGTCCTCCACAG ATAACTCTCTTCACTATTCctag
- the Tcf7 gene encoding transcription factor 7 isoform X6, translated as MPQLDSGEGGAGGGDDLGAPDELLAFQDEGEEQDDKNRDSAAGPERDLAELKSSLVNESEGAAAGAGGPGAHGQAEVGAETLGRDHTAQRLFPDKLPESLEDGLKAPECASGMYKETVYSAFNLLMHYPPPSGAGQHPQPQPPLHKASQPPHGVPQLSPLYEHFSSPHPTPAPADISQKQGIHRPLQSPELSGFYSLTSGNMGQLPHTVSWFTHPSLMLGSGVPGHPAAIPHPAIVPPSGKQELQPYDRSLKTQAESKAEKETKKPTIKKPLNAFMLYMKEMRAKVIAECTLKESAAINQILGRRWHALSREEQAKYYELARKERQLHMQLYPGWSARDNYGKKKRRSREKHQESSTDPGSPKKCRARFGLNQQMDWCGPCRRKKKCIRYLPGEGRCPSPVPSDDSAIGFPQSPAPQDSPSYLLLPHFPKEMLVSPVEPAPTSSGLSATLSLPFPGPPQAPCSTLQSTQVQQQESQRQAA; from the exons ATGCCGCAGTTGGACTCCGGCGAGGGCGGCGCGGGTGGGGGTGACGACCTCGGCGCGCCTGACGAGCTGCTGGCCTTCCAGGACGAGGGCGAGGAGCAGGACGACAAGAACCGCGACAGCGCCGCGGGCCCCGAGCGCGACCTGGCCGAGCTCAAGTCGTCGCTGGTGAACGAGTCCGAGGGCGCGGCCGCAGGCGCGGGGGGCCCTGGGGCCCACGGCCAGGCCGAGGTCGGGGCCGAG ACTCTCGGGCGGGATCACACTGCGCAGAGACTTTTCCCAGACAAACTTCCAGAGTCCTTGGAGGACG GCCTGAAGGCCCCAGAGTGCGCCAGCGGCATGTACAAAGAGACAGTCTACTCCGCCTTCAATCTGCTCATGCATTACCCGCCCCCCTCCGGAGCAGGACAGCACCCCCAGCCACAGCCCCCGCTG CACAAGGCCAGCCAGCCCCCACATGGCGTCCCCCAACTCTCTCCTCTCTACGAACATTTCAGCAGTCCACACCCCACACCTGCACCTGCGGACATCAGCCAGAAGCAAG GCATTCACAGGCCTCTGCAGTCCCCTGAACTCTCTGGATTCTACTCTCTGACCTCAGGCAACATGGGACAGCTCCCCCACACTGTGAGCTG GTTCACCCACCCGTCCTTGATGCTGGGCTCTGGTGTACCTGGTCACCCAGCAGCCATCCCCCACCCAGCTATTGTGCCCCCTTCAGGGAAGCAGGAGCTGCAGCCCTATGACCGCAGCCT AAAAACGCAGGCAGAATCCAAGGCAGAGAAGGAGACCAAGAAGCCAACCATCAAGAAGCCCCTCAATGCCTTCATGCTGTACATGAAGGAGATGAGAGCCAAGGTCATTGCAGAGTGCACACTCAAGGAAAGTGCTGCCATCAACCAGATCCTGGGCCGGAGG TGGCATGCGCTGTCGCGTGAAGAGCAAGCCAAGTATTATGAGCTGGCCCGTAAGGAAAGGCAGCTGCACATGCAGCTGTACCCAGGCTGGTCGGCACGGGACAACTAT ggaaagaagaagaggcGGTCAAGGGAAAAGCATCAAGAGTCCTCCACAG ACCCTGGCTCGCCTAAGAAATGTCGTGCTCGCTTTGGCCTCAACCAGCAGATGGATTGGTGTGGTCCGTGCAG gaggaaaaagaaatgcattCGGTACTTACCCGGAGAAGGCCGCTGCCCCAGCCCCGTTCCTTCCGATGACAGTGCTATAGGCTTCCCCCAGTCCCCAGCTCCCCAGGACTCGCCCTCATACCTTCTGCTGCCCCACTTCCCCAAAGAAATGCTTGTTAGCCCTGTGGAGCCGGCACCAACATCCTCAGGTCTTTCCGCTACTCTCAGCCTCCCATTCCCTGGACCCCCACAGGCTCCCTGCAGCACGCTGCAGAGTACACAGGTGCAGCAACAGGAATCTCAAAGACAGGCAGCCTAG
- the Tcf7 gene encoding transcription factor 7 isoform X2: MPQLDSGEGGAGGGDDLGAPDELLAFQDEGEEQDDKNRDSAAGPERDLAELKSSLVNESEGAAAGAGGPGAHGQAEVGAETLGRDHTAQRLFPDKLPESLEDGLKAPECASGMYKETVYSAFNLLMHYPPPSGAGQHPQPQPPLHKASQPPHGVPQLSPLYEHFSSPHPTPAPADISQKQGIHRPLQSPELSGFYSLTSGNMGQLPHTVSWPSPPLYPLSPSCGYRQHFPAPTAAPGAPYPRFTHPSLMLGSGVPGHPAAIPHPAIVPPSGKQELQPYDRSLKTQAESKAEKETKKPTIKKPLNAFMLYMKEMRAKVIAECTLKESAAINQILGRRWHALSREEQAKYYELARKERQLHMQLYPGWSARDNYGKKKRRSREKHQESSTDNSLHYS, from the exons ATGCCGCAGTTGGACTCCGGCGAGGGCGGCGCGGGTGGGGGTGACGACCTCGGCGCGCCTGACGAGCTGCTGGCCTTCCAGGACGAGGGCGAGGAGCAGGACGACAAGAACCGCGACAGCGCCGCGGGCCCCGAGCGCGACCTGGCCGAGCTCAAGTCGTCGCTGGTGAACGAGTCCGAGGGCGCGGCCGCAGGCGCGGGGGGCCCTGGGGCCCACGGCCAGGCCGAGGTCGGGGCCGAG ACTCTCGGGCGGGATCACACTGCGCAGAGACTTTTCCCAGACAAACTTCCAGAGTCCTTGGAGGACG GCCTGAAGGCCCCAGAGTGCGCCAGCGGCATGTACAAAGAGACAGTCTACTCCGCCTTCAATCTGCTCATGCATTACCCGCCCCCCTCCGGAGCAGGACAGCACCCCCAGCCACAGCCCCCGCTG CACAAGGCCAGCCAGCCCCCACATGGCGTCCCCCAACTCTCTCCTCTCTACGAACATTTCAGCAGTCCACACCCCACACCTGCACCTGCGGACATCAGCCAGAAGCAAG GCATTCACAGGCCTCTGCAGTCCCCTGAACTCTCTGGATTCTACTCTCTGACCTCAGGCAACATGGGACAGCTCCCCCACACTGTGAGCTG GCCCAGCCCTCCTCTCTACCCCTTGTCCCCTTCCTGCGGATATAGACAGCACTTCCCTGCCCCCACTGCAGCCCCTGGCGCCCCCTACCCCAG GTTCACCCACCCGTCCTTGATGCTGGGCTCTGGTGTACCTGGTCACCCAGCAGCCATCCCCCACCCAGCTATTGTGCCCCCTTCAGGGAAGCAGGAGCTGCAGCCCTATGACCGCAGCCT AAAAACGCAGGCAGAATCCAAGGCAGAGAAGGAGACCAAGAAGCCAACCATCAAGAAGCCCCTCAATGCCTTCATGCTGTACATGAAGGAGATGAGAGCCAAGGTCATTGCAGAGTGCACACTCAAGGAAAGTGCTGCCATCAACCAGATCCTGGGCCGGAGG TGGCATGCGCTGTCGCGTGAAGAGCAAGCCAAGTATTATGAGCTGGCCCGTAAGGAAAGGCAGCTGCACATGCAGCTGTACCCAGGCTGGTCGGCACGGGACAACTAT ggaaagaagaagaggcGGTCAAGGGAAAAGCATCAAGAGTCCTCCACAG ATAACTCTCTTCACTATTCctag
- the Tcf7 gene encoding transcription factor 7 isoform X5: protein MYKETVYSAFNLLMHYPPPSGAGQHPQPQPPLHKASQPPHGVPQLSPLYEHFSSPHPTPAPADISQKQGIHRPLQSPELSGFYSLTSGNMGQLPHTVSWPSPPLYPLSPSCGYRQHFPAPTAAPGAPYPRFTHPSLMLGSGVPGHPAAIPHPAIVPPSGKQELQPYDRSLKTQAESKAEKETKKPTIKKPLNAFMLYMKEMRAKVIAECTLKESAAINQILGRRWHALSREEQAKYYELARKERQLHMQLYPGWSARDNYGKKKRRSREKHQESSTGGKRNAFGTYPEKAAAPAPFLPMTVL, encoded by the exons ATGTACAAAGAGACAGTCTACTCCGCCTTCAATCTGCTCATGCATTACCCGCCCCCCTCCGGAGCAGGACAGCACCCCCAGCCACAGCCCCCGCTG CACAAGGCCAGCCAGCCCCCACATGGCGTCCCCCAACTCTCTCCTCTCTACGAACATTTCAGCAGTCCACACCCCACACCTGCACCTGCGGACATCAGCCAGAAGCAAG GCATTCACAGGCCTCTGCAGTCCCCTGAACTCTCTGGATTCTACTCTCTGACCTCAGGCAACATGGGACAGCTCCCCCACACTGTGAGCTG GCCCAGCCCTCCTCTCTACCCCTTGTCCCCTTCCTGCGGATATAGACAGCACTTCCCTGCCCCCACTGCAGCCCCTGGCGCCCCCTACCCCAG GTTCACCCACCCGTCCTTGATGCTGGGCTCTGGTGTACCTGGTCACCCAGCAGCCATCCCCCACCCAGCTATTGTGCCCCCTTCAGGGAAGCAGGAGCTGCAGCCCTATGACCGCAGCCT AAAAACGCAGGCAGAATCCAAGGCAGAGAAGGAGACCAAGAAGCCAACCATCAAGAAGCCCCTCAATGCCTTCATGCTGTACATGAAGGAGATGAGAGCCAAGGTCATTGCAGAGTGCACACTCAAGGAAAGTGCTGCCATCAACCAGATCCTGGGCCGGAGG TGGCATGCGCTGTCGCGTGAAGAGCAAGCCAAGTATTATGAGCTGGCCCGTAAGGAAAGGCAGCTGCACATGCAGCTGTACCCAGGCTGGTCGGCACGGGACAACTAT ggaaagaagaagaggcGGTCAAGGGAAAAGCATCAAGAGTCCTCCACAG gaggaaaaagaaatgcattCGGTACTTACCCGGAGAAGGCCGCTGCCCCAGCCCCGTTCCTTCCGATGACAGTGCTATAG